From Synoicihabitans lomoniglobus, the proteins below share one genomic window:
- a CDS encoding DUF1802 family protein, with protein MFPAFKEWHAIVGALVAGEQSIILRKGGIAEGRGGFTAKSNRFWLLPTRFHAQAEKLKPAADRYLPSHDDDSSDDPPEVSLNAFAELTAHRFLTAWSKVAALNAQHLWTESTVRERFDWSKPPGIHLLTVQVHRLLTPVKFRLTAAQAGCKSWVELPLDFAAHPSVKVTPTSAPH; from the coding sequence ATGTTTCCCGCCTTCAAAGAATGGCACGCCATCGTCGGCGCATTGGTGGCTGGCGAACAATCCATCATTCTGCGCAAAGGCGGCATCGCGGAAGGTCGCGGCGGCTTCACCGCGAAATCCAACCGATTCTGGCTGCTGCCCACCCGCTTTCACGCCCAGGCCGAGAAACTGAAGCCGGCCGCGGATCGCTATTTGCCGAGTCACGACGACGATTCGTCCGACGACCCACCAGAGGTCTCGCTTAACGCCTTCGCCGAACTCACCGCTCACCGCTTCCTCACCGCTTGGTCGAAGGTGGCAGCACTCAATGCCCAACACCTCTGGACCGAGAGCACGGTGCGCGAACGATTCGATTGGAGCAAACCGCCCGGCATTCATCTGCTCACGGTGCAGGTGCATCGCCTTCTCACGCCAGTGAAATTCCGGCTCACCGCCGCCCAGGCCGGTTGCAAATCCTGGGTGGAACTCCCGCTCGATTTCGCCGCCCATCCTTCCGTCAAAGTCACGCCCACTTCCGCGCCACATTGA
- a CDS encoding cation diffusion facilitator family transporter — protein sequence MSHSHHHDHGTENVSDAALLWAVGLNVGLSVFEGVAGALAGSVALYADALHNFNDCAALLIAYFARRIGRARPDARYTFGRRRAELVGALINLTALIVVGLFLIKTAVMRFASPVEPLGGWIMIASLIALVVDVGTVVLLWSMSKGGLNIRAAFVHNLTDALASLAVLGGGAAIYWRGWNWVDPAISLLIGGYVLFTSFGMMRQTAHILMEGAPDHLDLDHLCVAVEHLDGVENIHHLHVWQLDEHHTALEAHIVVQANQLPQGHALLERVRTLLEQKFDITHATLELETSAHPCGSTERYPAHHH from the coding sequence ATGAGCCATTCCCACCACCACGATCACGGCACCGAAAACGTGTCCGACGCCGCCCTGCTGTGGGCGGTGGGGCTAAATGTGGGTCTGTCCGTGTTTGAAGGGGTAGCCGGCGCACTGGCGGGAAGCGTCGCGCTCTACGCCGATGCCTTGCACAACTTCAACGACTGCGCGGCCTTGCTCATCGCCTACTTCGCCCGGCGCATCGGTCGAGCCCGGCCCGACGCCCGCTACACCTTCGGTCGGCGACGGGCGGAGCTCGTGGGCGCCTTGATCAACCTCACCGCGCTCATCGTGGTGGGACTGTTCCTCATCAAAACGGCCGTGATGCGATTCGCCTCTCCGGTGGAACCGTTGGGCGGTTGGATCATGATCGCCTCGCTGATCGCTCTCGTGGTCGACGTGGGCACCGTTGTCCTTCTGTGGTCGATGTCCAAAGGCGGACTCAACATCCGCGCGGCCTTCGTGCACAATCTCACCGATGCCCTCGCCTCACTCGCCGTGCTCGGCGGCGGCGCGGCGATTTATTGGCGAGGTTGGAACTGGGTCGATCCGGCCATTTCACTGCTGATCGGCGGCTACGTGCTGTTCACCTCCTTCGGCATGATGCGCCAAACCGCGCACATCCTAATGGAAGGTGCTCCGGATCACCTCGATTTGGATCACCTCTGTGTCGCGGTCGAGCATCTCGACGGCGTCGAAAACATCCATCACCTCCACGTGTGGCAGCTCGACGAACATCACACCGCGCTCGAAGCCCACATCGTGGTGCAGGCGAACCAATTGCCGCAAGGCCATGCCCTGCTGGAACGGGTGCGCACGCTCCTGGAGCAAAAATTCGACATCACCCACGCCACGCTCGAACTGGAAACCAGCGCCCATCCGTGCGGGTCGACGGAGCGGTATCCCGCTCATCACCATTGA